A genomic window from Streptomyces sp. NBC_01429 includes:
- a CDS encoding L,D-transpeptidase: MRNVTKRAGAGAATVLTWAGLVAVLALLSGCTGGATFTEGKSRGAGDTIAITPKDGAKGIGRTDPVEVTVPDGRLERVRVTQIEDAQPRELSGEISEDGRSWTPRSGARVALAAKYSVDAVAVDAAGRRSARHTTFTTAVPTDRFIGYFSPENRSTVGTGMIISFDFNRRIRDRVAVERAIKVTADPAVEIEGHWFGDQRLDFRPREYWEPGTEVTVELALRDVQAAPGVFGIQHKTFGFTVGRSQVSLVDAEKHTMEVRRDGDLLSTVPITAGAPKNTTYNGKMVVTELYDVTRMDGRTVGFGGEYDIKDVPHAVRLTTSGTFLHGNYWADSETFGSENVSHGCVGLRDVKGGGPDTPAGWFFERTLIGDVVEVVNSKDRTVAADNGLGGWNLDWNRWRAGSALR, from the coding sequence GTGAGAAACGTAACGAAGCGGGCAGGGGCGGGCGCAGCCACCGTCCTGACATGGGCAGGACTGGTGGCCGTACTGGCCTTACTGTCGGGATGCACCGGCGGAGCAACCTTCACTGAAGGCAAGTCGCGGGGGGCCGGCGACACCATCGCCATCACCCCGAAGGACGGCGCCAAGGGCATCGGCCGTACGGATCCGGTCGAGGTGACGGTGCCAGACGGCCGACTGGAACGGGTCAGGGTGACCCAGATCGAGGACGCCCAGCCGAGGGAACTGTCCGGAGAGATCTCCGAGGACGGCCGCTCCTGGACCCCCCGGAGCGGCGCGCGGGTCGCGCTCGCCGCCAAGTACAGCGTGGACGCGGTGGCCGTCGATGCAGCGGGCCGCCGCTCGGCCCGCCACACCACCTTCACGACGGCGGTGCCCACGGACCGGTTCATCGGCTACTTCTCCCCGGAGAACCGCTCGACCGTCGGTACCGGCATGATCATTTCCTTCGATTTCAACCGTAGGATCCGGGACCGCGTCGCCGTCGAACGCGCCATCAAGGTGACGGCCGATCCGGCGGTGGAGATCGAGGGCCACTGGTTCGGCGACCAGCGCCTGGACTTCCGGCCCAGGGAGTACTGGGAGCCGGGCACCGAGGTCACCGTCGAACTGGCCCTGCGGGACGTCCAGGCCGCACCGGGCGTCTTCGGCATCCAGCACAAGACCTTCGGGTTCACGGTCGGCCGCTCCCAGGTCTCGCTGGTCGACGCGGAGAAGCACACCATGGAGGTACGGCGCGACGGCGACCTGCTGTCGACCGTACCGATCACGGCGGGCGCCCCGAAGAACACCACGTACAACGGGAAGATGGTGGTCACCGAGTTGTACGACGTCACACGCATGGACGGCAGGACGGTCGGGTTCGGCGGCGAGTACGACATCAAGGACGTGCCGCACGCCGTGCGGCTCACCACCTCGGGGACCTTCCTGCACGGCAACTACTGGGCGGACTCGGAGACCTTCGGCTCGGAGAACGTCAGCCACGGCTGCGTCGGGCTGCGGGACGTCAAGGGCGGCGGCCCCGACACCCCGGCGGGCTGGTTCTTCGAGCGGACCCTGATCGGCGACGTCGTGGAGGTGGTCAACTCCAAGGACCGCACGGTCGCCGCCGACAACGGGCTCGGC
- the glgX gene encoding glycogen debranching protein GlgX: MASAAEQEAVRGEEEEGPRDGVRDGVRDEERAAPGAQRPEAPPGISRTGHHERSRTAPPEVWPGAPTPLGARYRVGPDGVAGTNFALWAGGAEAVELCLFGPEEDGDGDGDGNGDGNGDVDGRPGAGADGPGTEIRLPLTELTHEIWHGFVPGVRPGRRYGFRVHGRWDPWTGARWNPAKLLLDPYARAVDGEFGLPPEVYGHVRDWPQGNVADTVRDERDSAPYVPKGVVVHDEAPGDEWADDRRPKTPWADSVIYELHVKGFTQRHPGIPEELRGTYAGLAHPAAIAYLRELGVTAVELLPVHQFAHEEHLLRRGMRNYWGYNSIGYFAPHAGYAAGSTRGRQVTEFKAMVRALHAAGIEVILDVVYNHTAEAGELGPTLSLRGIDNRGYYRLPSDARRYTDYTGCGNTLHVVQPNVLRLITDSLRYWVTEMGVDGFRFDLAAALARSMHDVDMLSPFLAVIAQDPVLRRVKLIAEPWDVGNGGYQVGAFPPLWTEWNDRYRDAVRDFWRGALPDVRDLGYRLSGSSDLYAWGGRRPYASVNFITAHDGFTLRDLVSYEHKHNEANGEGNRDGTDDNRAWNCGVEGESDDARVNALRRRQLRNLLTTLLVSTGVPMLVAGDEMGRTQRGNNNAYCQDNEVSWLDWSLLADPAGPGAGLHRLTTRLLALRRAHPVLRRRAFFSGRPRDPDGLADLAWFTPCGTEMTERDWYAPATTLGLFLSGRDIPGRDERGARITDDSFLTVLHACDRDRDFVLPGAPWARAYELVVDTAREDQTKPPGTVYEAGAAVRVPGRSVLLFRVCA; this comes from the coding sequence GTGGCGAGCGCAGCCGAGCAGGAGGCAGTGCGAGGGGAAGAGGAGGAGGGGCCGCGCGACGGGGTACGGGACGGAGTACGGGACGAGGAGCGCGCCGCGCCAGGGGCCCAACGGCCCGAGGCGCCTCCCGGGATCAGCCGGACCGGCCACCACGAGCGGTCCCGCACCGCGCCCCCCGAGGTCTGGCCGGGGGCCCCGACCCCCCTCGGGGCGCGCTACCGGGTGGGCCCCGACGGTGTGGCGGGCACCAACTTCGCGCTCTGGGCGGGCGGCGCCGAGGCGGTCGAGCTGTGCCTCTTCGGCCCGGAGGAGGACGGGGACGGGGACGGGGACGGGAACGGGGACGGGAACGGGGACGTAGACGGCCGGCCGGGCGCCGGAGCGGACGGTCCCGGGACCGAGATCCGGCTGCCGCTGACCGAGCTGACCCATGAGATCTGGCACGGCTTCGTGCCCGGTGTCCGCCCCGGCCGGCGCTACGGGTTCCGGGTGCACGGCCGCTGGGACCCCTGGACCGGCGCCCGCTGGAATCCGGCGAAGCTGCTGCTCGACCCGTACGCCCGCGCGGTCGACGGCGAGTTCGGCCTCCCGCCGGAGGTCTACGGCCATGTCCGCGACTGGCCGCAGGGCAATGTCGCCGACACGGTGCGCGACGAACGCGACTCGGCCCCGTACGTCCCCAAGGGCGTCGTCGTCCACGACGAGGCGCCCGGCGACGAGTGGGCCGACGACCGGCGGCCCAAGACGCCGTGGGCCGACTCGGTCATCTACGAGCTGCATGTGAAGGGCTTCACCCAGCGCCATCCGGGCATCCCCGAGGAGCTGCGCGGTACGTACGCGGGGCTCGCGCACCCGGCGGCGATCGCGTATCTGCGGGAGCTGGGGGTGACGGCGGTGGAGCTGCTCCCCGTGCACCAGTTCGCCCACGAGGAGCATCTGCTCCGGCGCGGGATGCGCAACTACTGGGGCTACAACTCCATCGGCTACTTCGCGCCGCACGCGGGCTACGCGGCGGGCTCCACCCGCGGCCGGCAGGTCACGGAGTTCAAGGCGATGGTGCGGGCGCTGCACGCGGCCGGGATCGAGGTGATCCTGGACGTCGTCTACAACCACACGGCGGAGGCCGGGGAGCTGGGGCCGACGCTCTCGCTGCGCGGGATCGACAACCGCGGCTACTACCGGCTGCCCTCCGACGCCCGCCGCTACACGGACTACACGGGGTGCGGCAACACCCTCCACGTGGTGCAGCCGAACGTGCTGCGGCTGATCACCGACTCGCTGCGCTACTGGGTGACGGAGATGGGCGTCGACGGCTTCCGCTTCGATCTGGCGGCGGCGCTCGCGCGCTCCATGCACGACGTCGACATGCTCTCGCCGTTCCTCGCCGTCATCGCCCAGGACCCGGTGCTGCGCCGGGTGAAGCTCATCGCCGAGCCGTGGGACGTGGGCAACGGCGGCTACCAGGTGGGCGCGTTCCCGCCGCTGTGGACGGAGTGGAACGACCGCTACCGCGACGCCGTAAGGGACTTCTGGCGCGGCGCCCTGCCCGACGTACGGGACCTCGGCTACCGGCTCTCCGGGTCGAGCGACCTGTACGCGTGGGGCGGGAGGCGGCCGTACGCCTCCGTCAACTTCATCACCGCGCACGACGGCTTCACGCTGCGCGACCTCGTCTCGTACGAGCACAAGCACAACGAGGCCAACGGCGAGGGCAACCGGGACGGGACGGACGACAACCGGGCCTGGAACTGCGGGGTGGAGGGCGAGAGCGACGACGCGCGCGTCAACGCGCTGCGGCGCCGGCAGCTGCGCAATCTGCTGACCACCCTGCTGGTCTCCACGGGCGTCCCGATGCTGGTCGCGGGCGACGAGATGGGCCGCACGCAGCGCGGCAACAACAACGCGTACTGCCAGGACAACGAGGTGAGCTGGCTCGACTGGTCGCTGCTGGCGGACCCGGCGGGACCGGGGGCGGGGCTGCACCGGCTGACCACCCGGCTGCTCGCGCTGCGCCGGGCCCATCCCGTACTGCGCAGGCGCGCCTTCTTCTCGGGCCGTCCGCGCGACCCGGACGGGCTGGCGGATCTGGCGTGGTTCACGCCGTGCGGCACGGAGATGACGGAGCGGGACTGGTACGCGCCGGCCACGACGCTGGGGCTCTTCCTGTCCGGGCGGGACATCCCGGGGCGGGACGAGCGCGGGGCCCGGATCACGGACGACAGCTTCCTGACCGTGCTGCACGCGTGCGACCGGGACCGGGACTTCGTCCTGCCGGGGGCGCCGTGGGCGCGGGCGTACGAGCTGGTGGTCGACACGGCGCGGGAGGACCAGACGAAGCCGCCGGGGACGGTGTACGAGGCGGGGGCGGCGGTGAGGGTCCCG